The proteins below come from a single Ketobacter sp. MCCC 1A13808 genomic window:
- a CDS encoding DUF4234 domain-containing protein, whose translation MNNPYSAPTSDVNVIPETNGLHVLPRFSAWGVAGLTIITFGIYYMYWLYSRTTKLNNVVENKVPMWLVYLSIVSYLFYMAMNMIPESSIASLTVVFGILSVVLVYIVSYYWWLYAVRSRITVLANDSNFKIGGIKTFFFQPLYLQYKINQYHDQHTE comes from the coding sequence ATGAATAACCCGTATAGCGCACCCACCTCAGACGTTAATGTGATCCCGGAAACCAATGGTCTGCATGTCTTACCTCGATTTAGTGCGTGGGGCGTCGCCGGTTTAACGATCATTACGTTCGGCATTTATTACATGTATTGGCTTTACTCCAGAACCACGAAGTTGAATAACGTTGTGGAAAATAAAGTTCCGATGTGGCTGGTTTACCTTTCGATTGTTTCTTACTTATTTTATATGGCAATGAATATGATTCCGGAAAGCTCCATAGCGTCACTCACTGTCGTGTTCGGAATTTTAAGCGTGGTGCTTGTCTATATCGTTTCCTACTATTGGTGGCTGTATGCAGTCCGGTCGCGTATTACGGTATTGGCCAATGACAGTAACTTTAAAATCGGTGGCATCAAAACTTTCTTTTTTCAGCCACTCTATCTGCAATATAAAATTAATCAGTATCACGATCAGCACACTGAATAA